The Vicia villosa cultivar HV-30 ecotype Madison, WI unplaced genomic scaffold, Vvil1.0 ctg.001600F_1_1, whole genome shotgun sequence genome includes a region encoding these proteins:
- the LOC131635960 gene encoding zinc finger protein 8-like yields the protein MDKKIIDRETHDLMNVDSFSQLPFIRPPPKEKGIRLFGIEFGGRAAADDIDDSSESLETTFEVENNNTNKDTNTNTNNSSSNNNSSNNNMENNRRFECHYCCRNFPTSQALGGHQNAHKRERQHAKRQHLQSTMVHATSFSDPHLYHHHHQQQQHPLYRFTSSSPSSLSSSPSYPTWNSNSATARFYNHPTSSYSQQPINGSPLAFWRIPNGTIQSNPSFNHERPLPLLASEERANPSQDGYAHGVRSNVSHNRYVYDTKRSDHVSLDLHL from the coding sequence ATGGACAAAAAAATCATTGATAGAGAAACACATGACTTAATGAATGTTGACTCATTCTCTCAACTTCCCTTCATCCGCCCTCCACCTAAAGAAAAAGGCATCCGCCTCTTCGGCATCGAGTTCGGCGGCCGAGCAGCCGCCGATGACATCGACGACTCCTCCGAGTCTCTCGAAACAACATTCGAGGTTgaaaacaacaacaccaacaaagaCACCAACACTAACACCAACAacagcagcagcaacaacaacagcagTAACAACAACATGGAAAACAACAGAAGATTTGAATGTCATTACTGTTGTAGAAACTTTCCAACTTCACAAGCCTTAGGTGGTCATCAAAACGCACACAAAAGAGAACGTCAACATGCAAAACGACAACACCTTCAATCAACTATGGTACATGCTACATCTTTCTCTGATCCACATctctaccatcatcatcatcaacagcaACAACATCCTCTCTACAGATTCACATCATCCTCACCATCCTCATTATCATCATCACCTTCATATCCAACATGGAACTCAAACTCAGCCACTGCAAGATTCTATAACCATCCAACTTCTTCATACTCTCAACAACCTATTAATGGTAGTCCTTTAGCTTTTTGGAGAATCCCAAACGGCACCATCCAGAGTAACCCTAGTTTCAACCATGAACGTCCTCTCCCTTTACTTGCTTCCGAGGAAAGAGCGAATCCGTCTCAGGACGGATACGCACACGGAGTTCGTTCTAATGTTTCGCATAATCGCTACGTTTATGATACTAAACGTAGCGACCATGTTAGTTTAGATCTTCATCTCTAA